ATATTCGGGAGCAAATTTATTCGGAATGGTTCCGTAAGGGCTTCGAACGCCGACGAGTCCTGTGGCAAATTGATCCATATTGGTTTTGCCCATCGGAATTGCGCCGAGTTCAATCAATCGATTGACGACAAAGGCTGATTTTTGGGGCGTGTAAGCGTATGCGGGGCATGCTGCTGTACTTTTAAAACCTTTGCAATCGATATTGTCTTTTATCGCAAAAGGAATTCCGTAAAGGGGCAAATCGTCGGGAGATTTTCCTTCGAGATTTTTGAGATAACTTTCTAATTGTTGTGGCGTGCTTTTTGAAATCCAAATGGTACTGGGAGCTTTTTCAATCGCAATTTGCAAAGTAGAAATGACTTCGCGCGGAGTTCGAGTGTGATTGCGATATGCGGTTAAAAGAGAAGAAATTTCGAGATTCATAAAAGCCTCGCTTGGATTTACTTTGTAAAATTATTTTATAAAGTAAAATATTTTTTGTGGAAAGGGCGAAAAATTCGCGGAAAATTGCAGATAAAAAATATGCAGTGAGGGAGAAGAAAATTAAGTGTAAACTTGCGGACAAATATGTAAATGTATGAATGAAATAGCAACAAAAATGTTGCAATAAAAACAAAAAAAGAATATGACGAAATCGATTACAAAGTCGAAAATTAAAAATTCAAAAAGTGATCTTCGGCGATTTTAGCGAGTCCGCTAAAATATTCTTCAATCGGATTGGGAATAAATTCTAAGCGCGGGCGGTAGGGACGTTTTAAATGATTTCGAATTTGCACTTCTAAATTTTGCTTCGCCAGTTCTTCGGCAAAGCCGCCTGTAAACACGACGACGGCGGGATCTAAAAAGACAATGCTCGATAAGAGAATTTGCTTAATCGGCGGGAAAGCCGTTTTAAAAGAATCGAAAATTTCTTTTTGTTTGCTGCGGTCAAAGGCGAAAGGATAGCAAGAAAGTTCACCGGCGAGATTGGTGCTTCCGTGCAAAATTTTTCCATCGGTTAAAAATCCTCCGGCGGGCGGATTTCCTTTGGGAACAAACAAAATCGCGACATCTTTTTCTTGATGATTTTTCTCGGAATAGCCGAGGGCGATTGTGTTCATATCGTTTTCGACGTAAACGGGAAGGCCGATTTTCTGCGAAAGTTCTTTGCTTAAATCGATGCCGTCTAATTCTGGAAAATCGGAAAATTCAACGACGCCGTTGCAAACGCCGCCTTGAATGCCGATGGTAACGATGCGAATTTCGGGATTGCTTTGCAAAAGTTTTAAAATGCGATTGGAAATGGCGCGGACATGAATCCGTTTTTCTTTAAATTCGCCGGCGCCGTGAATTTCGCCTAAGGCATCGATAATGCGATAAGAAAGAATTTCAGCTCCGCTTTCGGAGATAGCGTAGAGGCAAAGAAATTTGACTTTTTTTGCATTGTAGCGATAAGACATAGCGGGGCGCCCGCCATTTGATGTGCGAAAATCTTCGGCGATGACTTCGTCTTTTTCGACGAGTGCATTTAAAAGATAACCGCAAGCGGCAACGGTTAAGCCTGTTTCTTTGGCGAGTTCAGGCTTTGTAATCGTTTTGTGCTGCAGCAAAATTTGCCGTATTTTTTTTGTATTCTCATTTGCCATGCGTAAAACCTCAAAACGGAATTTACAATTTTGTCTTAACTTTATAAAATAATTTTATAAAGTTGTCAAGAGTCAAAATCAAAAAAAATTTTAAAAATTTTAAAGTGGGGAAATTTGCGTAAAATCGCCAAACTCATGGAATTTGGCACTGTTTTTGCTTTTAGAGTTGCAGAACATTTTTCAAGCGAGGTCAATATGAAATTGTTCAAATTCATCGCCGCTGGCGCTTTGGCTTTTGCCGCTTCCCTCTATGCGGATAAACCGGTTCTAAAAATCGCATACAGCGATTGGCCTGGTTGGACTGCTTGGGAAATCGCGGATAAAAAAGGCTTCTTTAAAAAACATGATGTGAATGTGAAACTCGAATGGTTTGATTACGGTCCTTCGATGGATGCATTTGCTGCGAAGAAAGTGGATGCGGTGGGCGTTGCGAATGGCGACGCAACTGTGTTAAATGCAACGGGTGCAAGAAACGTCACCATTTTGATTAACGATTACAGCAATGGTAACGATAAAATCGTCGGCGCTCCGGGAATCAAATCGATTAAAGATTTGAAGGGCAAAAAAGTGGGCGTTGAAATTGGCTGTTTGTCTCACGCACTTTTGATTAACGCACTTGTTAAAAATGGACTCAAAGAATCCGATGTGACTCTTGTGAATATGCCGACGCATCAAGCGGTGCAAACTTTGGAAAGTGGCGAAGTTTCTGCCGTTGTCGCGTGGGTTCCGCATTCGGTGAATGCACTCGAAAAAGTGACAGGTTCTAAGGAACTTTACACAAGTGCAAACGAACCCGGAATTATTTACGATGTGCTCGCAGTTTCGCAAGAATCGTTGATGAAATATAAAGACGAATGGGCGAAAGTCGTTGCGGCTTGGGACGATGTCGTCGCTTATATGAATGACCCGAAAAATAAAAAGGAAATGGTGAAAATTTTAGCAGATCGCGTTGGCATTTCTGAAACGCAATATGCAAAATTTATCGGCGGCACGCGTTTTTTACGCTTGAGTGAATCGGTGAAATTCTTTAACAAAAACGATAACACTTACAAATCCATTTATGGATCGAGTAAGCTCATCGATGACTTCTTTGTGAAAAACAAAGTCTATGATAAATCCGTTGATACAAAGCGTTATATCAATTCTTCGTTCACAGAAGATTATCTGAAAAGTGCAAAGTAAACCTCATTAACTTGGAATGCAGAACATGAACTGTCCTATAGGAATTCGGAAAGATCTCGGAAAAAAAGGAACGATGCTTTTAGCGGTGCTTTCCTTTGTGATTCCGCTTGCGGTATGGTGTGCGGTGAGTTATGTGCCGTTCATCTATCATCCGCTTGTGCAAATTACGGATGCCGGAGGCAGCATGTTCTGCGAGCCAGGTGATGAAATTGCAAAAGAAAATTTTGCCGAAGAAAATGCGACGTTAATTTCTGCGGGCGAAAAGCCGATGAAAGGTTTTCGCGTGAATCCTGCGTATTTGCCGGCTCCGCACGAAGTAGCGACTTCTTTGGTGATGGCATTTAAAACACCGCCGAAAAGAGATGGCGATGTGTGGTTTCACGAAAGCATTTTACATTCGGTGAAAATCGTTTTCTTGGCATTTTTCTTGTCGAGTTTATTCGGACTTCCTCTTGGAATTTTAAGCGGCTCTATTCCGTTCTTCGAAAAATTGACCGCTCCGTTTATCGAATTTTTCCGCTATTTTCCGGCGCCCGTTTTTAGCGCGTTAGCCGTTGCTGTTTTGGGAATTAACGATGCGCCAAAAATTGCAATCATTATCATCGGAACATTTTTCCAACAAGTGCCGATGCTTGCTGCGACAACGCGAAGAGCGGATCCTGCTTTGACCGAAGCTGCGCGGACTCTTGGCGCATCTCCGATTCGCGTGTTGATGAAAGTGATTATTCCAGAAGTCGCTCCG
The Hallerella porci DNA segment above includes these coding regions:
- a CDS encoding ROK family transcriptional regulator, producing the protein MANENTKKIRQILLQHKTITKPELAKETGLTVAACGYLLNALVEKDEVIAEDFRTSNGGRPAMSYRYNAKKVKFLCLYAISESGAEILSYRIIDALGEIHGAGEFKEKRIHVRAISNRILKLLQSNPEIRIVTIGIQGGVCNGVVEFSDFPELDGIDLSKELSQKIGLPVYVENDMNTIALGYSEKNHQEKDVAILFVPKGNPPAGGFLTDGKILHGSTNLAGELSCYPFAFDRSKQKEIFDSFKTAFPPIKQILLSSIVFLDPAVVVFTGGFAEELAKQNLEVQIRNHLKRPYRPRLEFIPNPIEEYFSGLAKIAEDHFLNF
- a CDS encoding ABC transporter substrate-binding protein translates to MKLFKFIAAGALAFAASLYADKPVLKIAYSDWPGWTAWEIADKKGFFKKHDVNVKLEWFDYGPSMDAFAAKKVDAVGVANGDATVLNATGARNVTILINDYSNGNDKIVGAPGIKSIKDLKGKKVGVEIGCLSHALLINALVKNGLKESDVTLVNMPTHQAVQTLESGEVSAVVAWVPHSVNALEKVTGSKELYTSANEPGIIYDVLAVSQESLMKYKDEWAKVVAAWDDVVAYMNDPKNKKEMVKILADRVGISETQYAKFIGGTRFLRLSESVKFFNKNDNTYKSIYGSSKLIDDFFVKNKVYDKSVDTKRYINSSFTEDYLKSAK